In one window of Zingiber officinale cultivar Zhangliang chromosome 11A, Zo_v1.1, whole genome shotgun sequence DNA:
- the LOC122031362 gene encoding uncharacterized protein LOC122031362, whose product MDLTISHAPFLTHSSLIRRLHASHGDLRRSSPQRIGTPADQRPHASELQGTWQLGTRTFACSLSAGSHGLGISVATRDGKAAILVWMHFNKVQVPQIAKDSMRFCFVAIVGF is encoded by the exons ATGGA CCTTACCATTTCTCACGCACCGTTTCTCACGCACTCTTCCTTAATTCGCCGACTCCATGCTTCGCACGGCGATCTGCGACGGAGCTCTCCACAGAGGATCGGGACTCCGGCCGATCAACGTCCCCACGCCAGCGAGCTACAGGGTACATGGCAACTGGGCACAAGGACCTTCGCATGCTCGTTGTCGGCGGGATCGCACGGTCTAGGGATTTCGGTGGCGACTCGAGATGGGAAAG CTGCAATTCTGGTGTGGATGCACTTCAATAAGGTTCAAGTTCCTCAGATAGCTAAGGATTCCATGCGATTTTGTTTTGTAGCAATTGTTGGGTTTTAA